Proteins encoded in a region of the Triticum dicoccoides isolate Atlit2015 ecotype Zavitan chromosome 3A, WEW_v2.0, whole genome shotgun sequence genome:
- the LOC119273695 gene encoding probable pectinesterase 67 has protein sequence MMAQPRLLLLAAAVVLSLSLCDAHNKLAKKSDDVVNGPLLTSKLNAKRTLIVGPNDEFKTIQSAIDAVPDGNTEWVVVHLRAGVYAEKVVIPETKPFIFVRGNGKGRTSISYESASPHNTESATFAVHADNVVVFGISFRNAARAGLPNNPEIRTVATMVSGDKVAFYHCAFYSPHHTLFDSTGRHYYESCYIQGNIDFIFGGGQSIFQCAEIFVKPDQRTPILGSITAQDRKEESGSSGFVFLKGKVYGVGEVYLGRANEAYSRVIFADTYLSKTVNPAGWTNYNFSGSTEHVMLGEFNCTGPGADASQRVPWSRRLDQAEAAKFLTVDFINGKDWLPAFYY, from the exons ATGATGGCCCAGCCtaggctcctcctcctcgccgcagcGGTGGTCCTCTCGCTGTCACTCTGCGACGCACACAACAAGCTCGCCAAGAAGAGCGACGATGTTGTCAACGGGCCCCTCCTCACCTCTAAGCTCAACGCCAAGCGCACGCTGATCGTCGGCCCCAACGACGAGTTCAAGACCATCCAGTCCGCCATCGATGCGGTGCCGGACGGGAACACCGAGTGGGTTGTCGTCCACCTCCGCGCCGGCGTCTACGC GGAGAAAGTCGTGATTCCGGAGACGAAGCCGTTCATCTTCGTGAGGGGAAACGGCAAGGGCCGGACGTCCATCTCCTACGAGTCCGCCTCCCCGCACAACACCGAGTCGGCCACGTTCGCCGTGCACGCAGACAATGTCGTCGTCTTTGGCATTAGCTTCAGG AACGCGGCGCGCGCGGGGCTGCCGAACAACCCGGAGATCCGCACGGTGGCCACCATGGTCAGTGGCGACAAGGTGGCCTTCTACCATTGCGCCTTCTACAGTCCCCACCACACCCTCTTCGATAGTACCGGCCGACACTACTACGAGAGCTGCTACATCCAGGGCAACATCGACTTCATCTTTGGCGGCGGCCAGTCCATATTCCAGTGCGCGGAGATCTTCGTGAAGCCCGACCAGCGGACGCCGATCCTGGGGTCCATCACCGCGCAAGACCGCAAGGAGGAGAGCGGCAGCAGCGGCTTCGTCTTCCTCAAGGGGAAGGTGTATGGTGTTGGGGAGGTGTACCTAGGCCGCGCCAACGAGGCCTACTCGCGCGTCATCTTCGCCGACACCTACCTCTCCAAGACTGTCAACCCTGCCGGCTGGACCAACTACAACTTCTCTGGCAGCACCGA ACATGTGATGCTCGGGGAGTTCAACTGCACGGGGCCAGGGGCCGACGCGTCGCAGCGTGTGCCATGGTCGCGACGGTTAGACCAGGCGGAGGCGGCCAAGTTCCTCACCGTCGACTTCATCAACGGCAAGGATTGGCTCCCAGCGTTCTACTACTGA
- the LOC119273311 gene encoding MEIOTIC F-BOX protein MOF-like — MVGAGRSTPTDAPAKPKRPCHARGDGGGDADGSSGGEADSDLLSALPDELLHDILSRLNALETAGTCVLSARWRNLWRAVPCLDIDERELTAKQPFFVNFTGNLLRGHEVALLEDLRVYLRCGILGWSAPWVRRAIGLGEASPCRLKRLHLSHVSSLQPTELASHVSSRCPALEDLKLQECGFLATGYIRIVSSSLKKLVLDGNYDEDGADEFFVFIIDAPALVSLRLGTSYDVDSIVAPNEPHTMPSLVDASIQLSIGCDLATTAYESGLLAALYNVTSLHLLHFGVTLLCRQDYLEFPVLKNLRTLSLDECHISNDFMGLEPYLRKSRNLEKLTLRRCKVLDSRSKKKMGGHLHDPSDDLVDFKCENLKLSEIIYQDGDTSIHLLVKFLEAMWRNLPNNKIELTKVN, encoded by the exons ATGGTCGGGGCAGGGCGTTCCACCCCCACTGACGCCCCCGCCAAGCCGAAGCGTCCGTGCCATGcacgtggcgacggcggcggcgatgccgATGGCAGCAGCGGCGGAGAGGCCGACAGCGACCTTCTGAGCGCCCTGCCGGACGAGCTCCTCCACGACATCCTGTCGCGCCTCAATGCCCTGGAGACGGCCGGTACGTGCGTGCTGTCCGCGAGGTGGCGGAACCTCTGGCGCGCCGTGCCGTGCCTCGACATCGACGAGCGGGAGCTCACCGCCAAGCAGCCTTTTTTCGTCAACTTTACCGGCAACCTTCTCCGCGGACATGAGGTCGCTCTCCTGGAGGACCTGAGGGTGTACCTGCGCTGCGGCATCCTCGGGTGGTCCGCCCCTTGGGTCCGCCGCGCCATAGGTCTGGGCGAGGCATCGCCTTGCCGGCTCAAAAGGTTGCATCTTTCCCACGTGTCATCTCTGCAGCCGACGGAGCTCGCTAGCCATGTCAGCTCCCGCTGCCCTGCTCTCGAGGACTTGAAACTGCAAGAGTGCGGCTTCTTGGCCACCGGCTACAtcaggatcgtctcctcctcgctcAAGAAATTGGTCCTCGACGGCAACTATGATGAGGACGGCGCCGATGAGTTTTTCGTCTTCATTATAGATGCTCCTGCTCTTGTCTCTCTTCGCTTGGGCACCTCCTATGATGTTGATTCCATTGTTGCTCCTAACGAACCACATACCATGCCGTCTCTTGTTGATGCATCCATTCAGCTATCCATTGGCTGCGACCTCGCCACAACCGCGTACGAATCTGGTCTTCTTGCCGCTCTCTACAATGTCACAAGCCTGCACTTGTTACATTTTGGGGTCACT TTGTTGTGCCGTCAGGATTATTTGGAGTTCCCTGTATTGAAGAACCTGAGGACCTTGTCTCTGGACGAGTGTCATATTTCCAACGACTTTATGGGTCTGGAGCCTTACCTGCGCAAGTCGCGAAACCTGGAGAAGCTCACTTTGCGTCGTTGCAAG GTGTTGGATTCTAGATCTAAGAAGAAGATGGGGGGACACCTTCATGACCCTTCCGATGACCTGGTGGATTTCAAGTGCGAGAACCTTAAGCTTAGTGAAATCATATACCAAGATGGTGATACTTCTATCCACCTATTGGTCAAGTTTCTGGAGGCCATGTGGAGGAATCTGCCAAACAACAAGATCGAACTCACTAAAGTCAATTAG